A section of the Humulus lupulus chromosome 2, drHumLupu1.1, whole genome shotgun sequence genome encodes:
- the LOC133814434 gene encoding uncharacterized protein LOC133814434: MARCKKTSKKPATSATVTEFTLILEADEGKRSEFDEGLPDEVDEFFKDSMVDFPEVGNREPLEEDEGSSGGKRNGWIWNDLAAGETEFQSQAKDKWAQFRSLLPNQGGAKLKFEEPLIREGQRIAQVDLEEIQVETSFWNSAMICMVLGANPPFVVFEGFIKRIWGKLGIDRIVRLNAGFTLVKFRDEATRDLVLEAGVLHFDRKLVIVKPWSADLDTVKVVKSVPVWIRLPGLGLQYWGTKCLSALMSTIGNPILVDNVKKNRTMMQFSRVLVEIEITEEVPKSIQFINEKGQLMEQLLDFEWIPTQCKSCRVYGHTEKMCNRKQSETWRSKVRNDEDKTKQDPKEKQSVIGVKDVPNEGSDVGQEKIATMEGSESQDLSKHHGTLADSEKKCDKNVNDSSERSPSEWTIPKRVGGNKKRVLHSQNKLKNSYSALQDKVMEVTNLGTTSEGRILLIWQRQSISVEVLKESDQLVHVLIKEMRSNKQSCVTFLYGRNSIEERRQMWEDLSVLCFPATPWLVAGDFNVVFEYTDRVGGRSITAMELMDAQTWRELGLVDEMRSRGSHFTWTYKQANEDRIYSKLEKNFINEAWLDLYPHDEAVVNWELFSDHCLCVIKSGAVVNCGVKPFQFFNMWTDHEKFTELVLQSWCKPCKGYGLERIVRKLGRLEQVLRKFNKSDAGDVVQNYNTAKENYQNAQLSLQTDPHSSVMQREERVAGELFATHARIYDSFMRQRSKINWLCYATQACLKQRRASNRITSYVNESGQLIERFEEVVDHFVNHFRKVMGSQSTASVLIQTSCFRLGHRLALDQQLGLIKPFTRKEVEDALFSISSIKSPDPDWYGSGFFKAMWKDLGSDFTEAVLEFFDRGVLPEEMNKATITLIPKIDTPSKEVSNSVQIIKDSFTKFSMASGLTANLDKSQVREKMEDWLGRDIWSCRYEDWSAWMVGKPKDLKQKVAVAAMAAAVYMVWKNRNNCIFAFSSLSVDFVVKLIKYYLKFRLTRFPKLKVKKKDVAFFENFVQL, from the exons ATGGCGAGATGCAAGAAGACCAGCAAAAAGCCCGCTACTAGTGCTACGGTGACTGAATTTACGTTGATTCTAGAGGCTGATGAGGGAAAGAGGTCTGAGTTCGACGAAGGTTTGCCAGATGAGGTGGATGAATTTTTCAAGGATTCAATGGTGGACTTTCCAGAAGTAGGGAATCGAGAGCCATTGGAAGAAGATGAGGGATCTTCTGGAGGTAAGAGAAACGGATGGATCTGGAATGATTTAGCTGCTGGGGAAACTGAGTTTCAGAGCCAGGCAAAGGACAAATGGGCTCAATTTCGGTCATTATTACCAAATCAAGGAGGGGCTAAACTAAAATTTGAGGAACCCCTAATTCGAGAGGGCCAAAGAATTGCTCAGGTGGATTTAGAGGAGATTCAAGTTGAAACTTCATTTTGGAACTCAGCTATGATTTGTATGGTTCTTGGAGCTAATCCTCCATTTGTTGTTTTTGAAGGATTCATTAAGAGAATTTGGGGTAAGCTAGGTATTGATAGAATAGTGCGATTGAATGCTGGGTTTACTCTAGTGAAATTTAGAGATGAAGCAACCAGGGATTTGGTTTTGGAAGCTGGGGTTCTGCATTTTGATAGAAAACTAGTGATAGTAAAGCCTTGGTCTGCTGATTTAGACACTGTAAAGGTAGTGAAATCTGTTCCAGTTTGGATTAGGCTACCGGGGCTTGGACTACAATATTGGGGTACTAAGTGTTTAAGCGCCCTCATGAGTACAATTGGGAACCCGATACTAGTTGATAATGTGAAAAAGAATCGAACAATGATGCAATTTTCTAGAGTGCTAGTGGAGATAGAAATAACAGAGGAGGTACCTAAATCCATTCAGTTTATCAATGAAAAAGGGCAGCTAATGGAGCAACTTTTGGACTTTGAATGGATTCCAACTCAATGTAAGAGCTGTAGGGTTTATGGTCATACGGAGAAGATGTGTAACAGGAAACAAAGTGAGACCTGGAGGTCGAAAGTCAGAAATGATGAGGATAAGACTAAGCAAGACCCCAAGGAGAAGCAATCAGTAATAGGGGTTAAAGATGTTCCTAATGAAGGCAGCGATGTTGGTCAAGAGAAGATAGCAACTATGGAAGGGTCTGAGTCCCAGGATTTATCAAAGCATCATGGCACTTTGGCAGATTCAGAGAAAAAATGTGACAAGAATGTTAACGATTCCAGCGAGAGATCTCCTTCAGAATGGACTATCCCTAAAAGGGTGGGGGGAAATAAGAAGAGAGTTCTGCATTCACAGAACAAACTGAAGAACTCATATAGTGCATTGCAAGATAAGGTTATGGAGGTTACAAACCTGG GTACAACATCTGAAGGTAGGATCCTTCTTATTTGGCAGAGACAGAGTATCTCTGTTGAGGTTTTGAAGGAAAGTGACCAGTTAGTTCACGTCCTTATTAAAGAAATGAGATCTAATAAGCAGAGTTGTGTTACCTTTTTGTATGGTAGGAATTCTATTGAGGAAAGAAGGCAGATGTGGGAGGATCTTTCTGTTCTGTGTTTTCCAGCCACTCCTTGGCTTGTGGCTGGTGATTTTAATGTGGTGTTTGAGTATACAGACAGAGTTGGTGGCCGTAGTATCACTGCTATGGAATTGATGGATGCTCAAACTTGGAGAGAATTGGGGTTGGTTGACGAGATGCGCTCTAGAGGTTCTCATTTCACTTGGACTTACAAGCAAGCTAATGAGGACAGAATATACTCTAAGCTGGAAAAAAATTTCATAAATGAAGCTTGGTTGGATTTATATCCTCATGATGAAGCTGTTGTTAACTGGGAGTTATTTTCTGATCATTGTTTATGTGTTATTAAATCAGGAGCTGTTGTGAACTGTGGTGTTAAACCCTTTCAATTTTTTAATATGTGGACTGACCATGAGAAGTTTACAGAGTTAGTGTTGCAAAGCTGGTGCAAGCCATGTAAAGGTTATGGTTTAGAGAGAATAGTTCGGAAATTAGGGAGACTCGAACAGGTTCTGCGCAAGTTTAATAAAAGTGATGCGGGAGATGTTGTTCAGAATTATAACACTGCTAAGGAAAACTACCAAAATGCTCAATTGTCTCTTCAAACTGACCCTCACTCTTCTGTTATGCAAAGAGAGGAGCGAGTTGCTGGTGAGCTATTTGCAACTCATGCTAGAATATATGACAGTTTTATGAGACAGAGAAGTAAAATTAATTGGCTTTGTTATGCAACTCAAGCTTGTTTGAAACAGAGAAGGGCATCTAATCGTATCACATCTTATGTTAATGAATCTGGTCAGTTAATCGAGAGGTTTGAGGAGGTGGTGGATCATTTTGTAAATCACTTTCGAAAAGTTATGGGCAGCCAGAGCACTGCCTCAGTGCTTATTCAAACGTCCTGTTTCAGGCTTGGACACAGGCTGGCTTTGGACCAACAACTTGGTTTAATAAAGCCTTTTACTAGAAAGGAAGTAGAAGATGCTTTGTTTAGTATTAGTTCAATTAAAAGTCCGGATCCGGATTGGTATGGATCTGGTTTTTTCAAAGCCATGTGGAAGGATTTGGGTTCAGATTTTACTGAAGCAGTGCTTGAGTTCTTTGATCGGGGTGTGCTTCCTGAGGAAATGAATAAGGCTACCATTACACTGATTCCTAAGATTGATACCCCATCTAAG GAGGTTTCAAACTCAGTTCAGATTATCAAGGACAGTTTTACTAAATTCAGCATGGCTTCTGGTTTGACAGCTAACTTGGATAAATCACAG GTTAGAGAAAAAATGGAGGATTGGCTGGGAAGGGATATTTGGTCGTGTAGGTATGAGGACTGGAGTGCCTGGATGGTTGGAAAGCCTAAGGACCTGAAGCAAAAAGTTGCTGTTGCAGCCATGGCAGCAGCTGTGTACATGGTGTGGAAGAACAGAAACAATTGCATCTTTGCTTTTAGCTCACTTTCTGTTGATTTTGTAGTTAAATTGATCAAGTATTATTTGAAATTTAGACTAACTAGATTTCCTAAGCTGaaagttaagaaaaaggatgTAGCTTTTTTTGAGAACTTTGTTCAGCTGTAA